Genomic segment of Bacteroidales bacterium:
TTTTACTAACGTTCCAACTTTTTTACCATCAATTATATCTGCCAAACTGCCTTTTTTGTTAATATCAAAAACTATGGTTGGTATATTATTTTCTTTACAAAGAGTAAAAGCAGTTAAATCCATTATTTTTAATTTTTTCTCATACGCTTCGTCATACGAGATTTCGTC
This window contains:
- the pyrH gene encoding UMP kinase (Catalyzes the phosphorylation of UMP to UDP): DEISYDEAYEKKLKIMDLTAFTLCKENNIPTIVFDINKKGSLADIIDGKKVGTLVK